The following nucleotide sequence is from Nocardioides eburneiflavus.
ACGCCGTTGACGACCAGCCGGCCCACCTCGCCGCCGATCTCGAGGTCAGGGACCTCGACGCCGGACATCCGCACCTTGTCGAGCTGGGCGGCACTGATGCGTACGCCGCTGAGGTCGACGTCGGTGAAGGACGACCCTGCCAGGGACACGTCGTGGAAGGTCGCCCGCCGCAGGAGCACCTTCTCGAAGCGGGAGTCCGAGAGATCCTGCTCGGTGAAGTCGGTCATGGCCGACAGGGTAGGGCCGGATGCGGACGTTCAGGGCCCGGATCGCCTCACCCGGTCGACGAGGGCGCGCGGCTACAGCCCCAGCATCCGCCCGATGATCTCCTTCTGGATCTCGGTCGTCCCGCCGTAGATCGTCTGGATCCGCGAGTCGGTGTAGGCCTTGGAGATCGGGTACTCGTCCATGTAGCCGTACCCCCCGTGCAGCTGCACGCCGGCGTCGACCACGCGCTTCTGCAGCTCGGTGGTCCACCACTTCGCCATCGACGCGAGCGCCGTGTCGACCGAGCCCTCGTTGAGCCTGAGCACGCAGTCGTTGATGAAGACCCGCGCGATGTGGGCCTCGGTCGCCATCTCGGCCAGCACGAAGCGGTTGTGCTGGAACTTCCCGATCGGACGACCGAAGGCCTCGCGCTCCTTGGCGTACGCCAGGCACAGGTCGAGGACGTGCTCGACCGCCGCGACCGCGATGCAGCCGATCGAGATGCGCTCCTGGGGCAGGTTCTCCATCAGCGAGACGAAGCCGGATCCTTCGGCGCCGAGCAAATTCTCCTTGGGCACGCGCACGTCGGTGAACGACAGCTCGGCGGTGTCCTGGGCGTGCAGGCCCATCTTGGCGAGGTTGCGGCCGCGCTCGAAGCCCTCCATCCCGCGCTCGACGACGAGCAGGGAGATGCCCTGGTGCCCGGCGTCTGGGTTCGTCCGGCAGACCACGACGACGAGGTCGGACAGGATGCCGTTGGAGATGAAGGTCTTGGACCCGTTGAGGACGTAGTGGTCGCCCGCGTCGACCGCCGTCGTACGGATGCCCTGGAGGTCCGAGCCCGCACCCGGCTCGGTCATCGCGATCGCCGTGACCAGGTCGCCCGACACGCAGCCGGGCAGCCAGCGCTGCTTCTGCTCCTCGGTGCCGAGGGAGGAGAGGTAGGGCACGATGATGTCGGTGTGCACGGCGAAGCCCGGGCCTGATGCGCCGGCGCGCGCCGACTCCTCGGCGAGCACCATGTTGTAGCGGAAGTCCTTGATGCCCGGCCCGCCGTACGCCTCGTCGACGTCGAAGCACAGCAGCCCGCGCTCGCCGGCCCGGCGCCACACCTCGCGGTCGACGATGCCGGCCTGCTCCCACGCGGCGTGGTGGGGCGCGACCTCCTTGTCGAAGAACGCGCGCGCGACGGCGCGGAAGTCCTCGTGCTCCTGCTCGAGGATGCTGGGGCGCTCAGGCACGGTGGTGTCCTCCTGTGGCGGGGTGGGCGTTGAGCTCGTCGAGCATCGACAGCGGTCCGAGGTCCTCGAGCCGGTGGCCGTGCGGGTAGGTGCTCGGGCGGTGGACGTACGCCGTGCGCCGCGGTGGCGCGAACCGGAGCAGCCGGCCGCGCAGCCGCAGCCCGCCCCGTACGGCACGCACGAACCAGCGCGGCTGCCGCGGCAGGCCGAGCGCCTCGCGCAGCGGCTCGTCCATCACCGCGATCGTGACGCGGCGCAGCAGCGGGCGTAGCGGGGGAGGGGCGACCTCCTTCGCGATGGCGATCGACGCCTCGGCGAGCCGGGTCGCGGCCGGCGTGTGGGCGAAGTGGCGGCGCTCGTGGTCGACCAGCAGGGCGAGGTAGCCGTCGTACGTCGCGGGCAGGTCCTTGAGGCCCATCAGCTCGCCGAAGCGGGTGGTGACCTTCGCGATCGCGGCGAGCTCGACCGGGTCGAGGGGACGCCAGCCGTAGGCCTCGATCCACCGGACCGGACCGACGATGGTCGTGGCGAGGACGTAGGCGAAGTCCGCGGCCGTGATGTCGTAGTGGCCGTGGATGCGGTTGAGCCGGCGCAGCGCGGCGTGCGAGCGCGGTGAGTCGATGCCGTCGAGCGTGGCCTCGTCGCCGATCAGGATGGTGTCGTCGTAGCGCTTGACGCCGTGGTCGGCAAACTCGCGGGTGCGGTCGAGGAGCTCGGCGATCGGGGGGACGCCGTAGTCGCGCATGAACGCGATGCCGGTGCCCTGCACGTAGTCCCAGGGGAACTCGTAGCGGGCGGTCAGCCGCAGGATCTCGTCGTGGTCGACCTCCGGGTCCAGCGACCGGATCCGGTGGAGGTTGTCGAAGCGACCGGGCGCGTGCACGGTGTCAGGACACCCATTCCTTGACCTGCGCCACGGTGGCGGCGGGGTCGTCGCTGACCGGGGTGATGTTGAGGTCGGTGACGCCGGCCTCGCGGAAGGCCTCGATGCGCTCCCTGACGTAGGACTCCGGTCCGACGAGGTTGGCGGCCTCGAGCCACTCGGTGGGGACGAGCGCGGCGGCCTCCTTCTTCTTGCCGGCGAGGTAGAGGTCCTGGATCTCCTCGGCCTCCTGCTCGTAGCCGTAGGCGCGGGCGACGTCGTTGTAGAAGTTCTTGCCCTTCGCTCCCATGCCCCCCACGTAGAGCGCGAAGACCGGTCGGGCGAAGTCGAGCAGCGCCTTGGTCTCGGGGCCATCGCCGATCGCGACCATGCCGCCGGCCATCACCTGCAGTGGACCGAGGCCGTCGAGCCGCTTCGCGGTGCCCTTCGCGAGGGCGTCGCCCCAGACCAGGTGCGCCTTCTCGGGGTGGAACAGGTGCGGGATCCAACCGTCCGCGATCTCGGCGGTCTGCTCGACGTTCTTCGGGCCGAGGGCAGCGATCCAGATCGGAATGGTGTCGCGCTCGGGCCGGGTGAGGAGCTTGAGCGGCTTGCCGAGCCCGGTGACCGCGCCGTGCTCCTTGGTCAGCGGGAGGTGGAACTCACCGTCGGCCGACAGTGGCTCGCGCTTGAGGCCGCTGCGGATGATCTCGACGATCTCCGCGGTCCGCGCCATCGGCCGGCTGTAGGGCACGCCGTGGAAGCCCTCGATCACCTGCGGTCCGCTGACGCCGAGACCGAGGATCGCGCGGCCCTGGCTGACGTTGTCGAGGCCGGCGGCGGTCTGCAGCAGGGCGCCAGGCGTGCGCGAGTAGATGTTGAGGATCCCCGACCCGATCTGCACGGTCTCGGTCCGCGCGGCGAGATAGCCCATCAGCGTCGGTGCGTCGAAGCCGTACGCCTCCGCGACCCACACGCTGTCGAGCCCGGCCCGCTCCAGCGCGACCACGTCGTCGGCCGCCTTGCGGGGGTTGCCGTCGTACATCAGGAGGGTGGCGAGGCGCATGCGGCAATCGTGACAGTAACACTGTCACGGTGCAAGGTGTCAGTCCTGCGGGCAGACGGATTCGTAGGGCTGGGCGGGCAGGTACTGCTCCCACTCCGCCTCGGTCAGGTCCCGCCCGGCCATCTGGCACGCGAAGTCGAGGGCCCGGTCGACGTCGGTGTCCCACCGGTAGATGGACCCGTCGTACGACGCGATCACCACGTCGTGGCTGTCGCCGATGAACTCCGCGCCGGAGCCGGCGCACGTGTCCTGGCCCCCGCCGTTGCACGGGGACGCGGGCACGTCCGACACGGGCGCCCCGCGGTGGGGCGGGTAGACGGTGCCGAGGCGCTCCAGAGTCGCGGCGTCCCAGAGGGTGACGCCGCCCTCGGTGTCACCGGTCACCAGGCGCGCGCCGTCGTCGGAGTACCGGACCCACAGCGCCTCCGTGCCGAGGCGGAGGGACCGGCGCAGCACGTCGCCGGTCGCGACGTCGATGGTCACGACCTCGCCGTTGTAGCCGGCCACGGCCACGACCGACCCGTCCGGGGACGACGCCGAGGACCACGCGAAGTCTTCGAGCACGCCCTCGTGGATGACCTCGCCGCCGTCGGAGTCGACGATCCGCCACCGCTCGGACTCACCGTCCAAGCCGGTCTCGAAGACGAGCGCCGCGGTCCCCGACCCGATCGCCGTGGCGCAGCACTGCGACGGGACGTCGAACGCTTCGCCTCGAGGCTCGAGGGTCTCGCTGTCGAGGACCAGAGTCCGGCCGCGCGGCCCCGTTCGCCATGCATCACTCACCAGCAGGCTGCGCCCGTCATCGATGTATTCCAGCGACCAGACGTTGCCGTCCGACCACTCGTCCCCCTGGATCCGGTCGACGACGTCGCGGCGCCCGATGACGGTTCCCGTTGCTGCGTCCAGGACCGTCACGATCCCTCTCTTGCCGCACCGGTCGGCGCACCCCTGTACTGCGTACTGCCCGCTGTCGGGATGCCATGCACCCACCGGCCAGGTGCCGAACCACCGCTGGTCCTCGACAACCGGGACACGCGTCGGCGGCGTGGCCGCGCCGGTGGCCGGGTCGGTGAACGTGATCCAGCCCTGTTCGTCCTCGATCCAGCTGTAGGCGACGCGCCCGCCGTCGGGGGACACGTCGGCGCGCGCGAAGAGTGCCGGTCCGTCGACCCGGGCGGTCCGGCGCACGAAAGTGTCCTGGTAGGAGATGTCCCACGTGCGGAGCATCGTGTCGGCGCCACCACCCGTGTGGACGAGGCGGTTGTCCGGGCTGAACCCGACGCCCCAGGCGTCGTAGGTGAACCATCGGTGCAGATGCCGGCCGGTGGCTACCTCCCACACTGCCAGCTCCCCGCTGCGCGTGACAGTGCCCAGCAGCGAGCCGTCCGGAGAGAAGCGGGCGTCGTTCGGCCAGTCGCGGTGACCGCCGAGCGTGCGCACCGTCGTGCCGTCGGTCGAGTCAAGGAGCAGCACGTCGGTCAGGGTCGCGTGGTCCTCGATGGCGAGGATGTCACCCTCGAAGGTGATGTCCAGGGCGCTCGACTCGAGCTCCTCGCGCTGCCAGAGCACCTCGCCCGACTCCACGTCCCAGGCGGTCACGGGCCGGTTGGTGTAGAGGATCCGTCCGTCCGGGCTGAGGGCCACCAACTGGCCAAGGATGCCCGTCGGGATTCGGGCGGGGGGCTCGGACGGTGAGCGCAGGTCCCAGACCATGACCCAGGCGGGTGTCCCCTGCGCGAGGGGTCCGGGCTTCCGCGCGGAGAACATCGCCGCCGCGAGGTGGCTCCCGTCGGCGCTGAACCGGACGTCGATCGCGATGAACGGGCGGGCGCCTGCCGGCGCGAGCTGCACGGCGCTCTCCTGCATGGAGTCCCTGTCGAGCAGGACCACCGGCTCGCTGGACCGAACGCTGTAGGGCACGACGGCCAGCCGCCGGCTGTCGGGGCTGAACGCCGACATGATCCACCCGGGGCCCAGCTCGGTAGGTGGCTCCGCCTCCCAGCTGTTCACCAGCCGATTCGTGGCGGTGTCGTAGAGATGCAGCCGGTTCGAGTCGTCTCCGGACGCGATCCAGCGGCCGTCCCGGCTGACGAGGGGGTAGTTCAGGTAGCCGCCTCCGGGCTCGGCCGAACGGATCAGCTTGGGCTGCCGGGCCAACGTGGTGAACAGGTTGGCGCGGGTCTCGCTCGAGTCGTCGAGGCGCGCACCCGCGACCGCGAGCAGCAGTGGAAGGCTGAAGTCACGGACCACCTGCGCCCGGACGCCGACCCGCCCGGCGTCGGCCGCGACAGCTGCTCGAGCCGCCCGGGCGGCGTTCTCGTTGGCGCGGTCGGACTGGACGGCGGCGACACCCCCGGCCGCCAGCGCCAGAACCAGGAGCGCGACCGCTCCGCCGAGCACGATCCGCAGCCGGCGGATCAACCGGGCCTGCGAGCGTGCTCGCTCAGCGGCGGTCTGCTCCTCGATCTCGGCGACCGTGCGTGCCCGGTCGAGGAACGCGCGCTCGGTCTCGGTGAGGGCGGACGTCGTACGGTCCTTCCAGTCCAGCGCACGGACCAGGCGCACGCCGCGGTACAGCTCGCTGTCCGGGCGGCCCATCGAGTCCCAGGCATCCGCCGCGGCCGAGAGGTGGTGCAGCAGCCGCTGCCCCTCGACGTCGTCGTCGAGCCAGGAGCGCAGGCGCGGCCAGGCCCGTGCGAGCGCCTCGTGGGTGATCTCCAGGGCGCCGTCGTCGCTGGTCACCAGCCGTGCCGCCACGAGCGCGTCGACCATCTGGTCGTGGTCGGCATCCGCGGCGATGAGGCGTCGTGGCACCCGCGTGCGTACGGGCTCTCCATCAGGCCCCGGCGAGACCAGCCGCAGGACCAGGTCGCGGAGCATCGGCCGGTGCTCGCGGTCGGTCTCGGCGTACAGCCGCTCGGCCGACTGGGCGACCGCTCCGTGGATGCCGCCGCTGGCGCGGTACCCGTCCACGGTGAGCGTGTTCCCCTCCCGGCGCTTCCAGGTCTCCAGCAGCGCGTGCGAGAACAGCGGCAGGGCACCGGGATCGCCCTCCACCTCACGGACGAGCAGGTCCACGAGGCCGGGCTCGAGGTGGAGACCTGCCTGGCGGGCCGGTGCCTCGACAGCCTGACGGAGACCCTCCTCGCCCAGCCCGGCGACGAGATGCAGTCCCTCCTCGACGTGGACGCTCAGGTCGGGGTGCGCCGCCAGGTCGGCCAGCCGGTCCGAGCGCAGGGCGATGACCACCGTACGGGTGTGGAGCTCGGCCACCAGCCGTCCGATGAACCCGGCCCGTTCCGCGGTGTCCTCGCAGAGGGTGAAGACCTCCTCGAACTGGTCGACGAGCAGCGCGGTCGACGCGGGCGCTCCGCCCAGGACGGTCAACGCCTGGAGGGGCCGCCGGCCCGGCATGATCACCACGCTGGCCTGACCGGCGTCGCGCAGCGCCGCCGCCAGACCGGCGCGGAGGAGCGACGACTTCCCCGACCCGGACGGCCCGACCAGCGCGAGCAGCGGGCTGCGGCGCAGCACCCGGTGGCATGACTCGACGTCGTCCTCACGGCCGAAGAAGCGCTCGACGTCGTCGAGTTCGAAGGCGAGGAGCCCCTGGTACGGGCAGGTCGCTCGTGCCTCGGCGGGAGCCGCCGAGCCCAGCAGCGAGTCGTCCTGGCGCAGGATCGCGCCCTCCAGCGCCACGACGTCCGGCCCCGGGTCGATGCCGAGGTGCTCGGAGAGCACGGACTTGAGCTGGTGGATGGTGCGCAGCGCATCGCCCTGCCGGCCGGTCAGGTACTGGGCGTGGGCCAGGAGAGCCCACCGGCGCTCCCGCACCGGTGCGGCGCTGACCAAGGCCTGCGCCTCGGCGAGGACGTCGCGATACCGGCCGGCACCGATGTGCGCCTCGATGCGCAGCTCCTCGGCGTCCAGGCGCAGCTCCTGCAGGCGGCGTACCTCGGACTCGGCGCCGACCCAGCCTTCCAGGGCGCCGAATGGCTCGCCCCGCCACAGGGCCAGGGCCTCGGTGAGCTGGAAGGCGGCCCGGTCGTGCTCGCCGAGCACGAGCAGCTCGCGGCTACGGGCCACGCCGCGTTCGAATCGCTGGGAGTCCACCTCGCCGGCGGGCAGCGCGAGCTGGTAGCCGTCAGCAGACGTCACGATGGCGTCCTGGCCGAGGAGCTTGCGGAGCCGGACGACGCAGCCCTGGATGTTCTTGGCCGCGGAGGCCGGCGGCCGGTCGCCCCACACGGCGTCGGCGAGCTGGTCGGTGCTCACGGGTCGCCCGGCGCGTGCCACCAGCGCTTCCAGGATGACCCTGTCCCGCCGTCCCAGCGTGCCCGAGTCGTCGATGGTCAGCGGGCCCAGTACGGCTATGCCCACTCCCGCCACGATCCGCTCCTGCACTGGGGGCGTCAAGCGCCGAGATACCAGCGCGATACCGGGACTGGACCAGTGGGATACCGCGTGGCGGCAGCGTCGACGGGGTCGGGCCACCCGGGTCCGGCGACTCACCTCAGGAGACCGAGATGTTCACCATCGGCAGGACCATCACCACCACCGCCATCGCCACGACGGCCGCCGCCGTCACCTTCGTCTTCCCAGGCCCCGGGGCCGCGATCCCGGTCGACGATGTTCCGGCACCTCACACCGACACGGTCATGGTCGAGCGTCCGTGCTACATGACCCGGCCCGGCTGGAACACTCCCGGCGGCTGGGAGCAGCCGGTCTGCCACACCGAGGTGCGTGCCCGGGTCGCCGACCCCGCTCCCGCCGTACGCCGGCTGGCCGAGGACCACATGCCGTGAGGTCAGGGGCAGACGGGCCGGTAGGGCTGGCCGGGGAGGTACTGCTCCCACTCCTCCTCGGTCAGGTCCCGCCCAGCCATCTGGCAGGCGTAGTCGAGTGCCCGGTCCCGGTCGGTGTCCCACTCGTAGACGCGACCGTCGTACGACGCGATGACCACGTCGTGCGTGTCGCCGACGAACTCCGCTGTGGCCGGCACCGGACCTCCTCGGCGGGGCGGGCGCACGGTGCCCATCAGCTCCAGCGTGGCGGCGTCCACCAGGCTGACCCCGCCGTCCTCCGCGCCCGTCACCAGGAGCTCGCCGTCCTCGGAGTAGTCGAGCCAGAGCACTGCGGCACCGAGGCTGGTGGACCGCCGCAGCTCGGCCCCGGTCGAGAGGTCGGTCGTCACGACCTCGCCGGCGTCCCCCGCCACGGCGAGCGTCGAGCCGTCCGGAGAGGCCGTGGACGCGTACGCCCCCGTCGGCACGTCGCCCTCGGACAGCACCTCGCCGGTCCCGACGTCGATCACCTGCCAGTGCGCGCTCGCGTTGTCGCCGGCGTGGTCATAGACCAGCACGGTGCTCCCGTCCCCGACCGGGGTGGCGCAGCAGTCCGCGATGACGTCGAACGGGGCGCCCCGCGGGCGCAGCGTCGTGGGATCGAGGTCGAGGGTCTCCTGGTCGGTGCTGCCCGCGACCAGGCCGCGACCTCCGTCGACGTAGGCGAGTGACCAGAGACCGGTCTCGCCGTCCACCACCTCTCGCTGACGGAGAAGCTCGCCAGTGGCGGTGTCGAGAACACTGATGCTGCCTGGTTCTCCGCACACGTCGCAGTGCGCGGCGTACTCGCCACCGTCGGGGTGCCAGGAGCCGAGGGGGTACGGGCCGTCGTTCACCGGCACCCGAGTCGCGGGCGTTGCCTCGCCCGTACGGACGTCGAGGAACCTGACCCACCCGGTGCCCTGGTCGTCGAGCGAGCGATAGGCCACCTGCTGCCCGTCCGGCGAGATGTCTGCCTGCACGAAGGGCCCGCTGCCGGCGACGCGAGTGGTCTCCCGCAGGTACGTGTCCTGGGCAGACAGGTCCCAGGTGCGCAGCATCGAGGCGCCGCCGCCGCCGTGGACCAGGTCGTTGTCCGGGCCGAAGCCGACGCCCCACGGGTCGGACGTCTCCCACCGCGCGACCGGCCGGCCGGTCGCGGTGTCCCAGACGACGAGCTCACCCTCGCCGATCCCCCCCACGAGCGAGCCGTCCGGGGAGAAGCGGACCTCGAACATCCCGCCGCGGTGGCCCTCCAGCACGTGGACCGTCCGTCCCGTCGCGGGGTCCACCAGGAGTGCGTCCGCACCGTCGGCGAGCGCGAGGAGCGTGCCTCTCCCATCCAGGTCGAGCGCCCCCGACGTCAGGTCGCGTTCGCGCCAGAGCATGTCGCCCGAGCCGACGTCGTACGCCGTCAGCGGCAGGCTGGTGTAGACGGTCCGGCCGTCCGGACTGAGCGCCAGCCCCTGGATGCCGGGTCCTGTCGGCACTCGCACGGGAGGCGTGGCGGGTGAGCGGAGGTCCCAGACCGCCACGTAGCCCGGGATGGTGCCCAGGTCCTCGCTCGGGGAGGGCGCCAGCAGGCTGGCAGCCAGGTGGCGGCCGTCGGCACTGAGCTGCAGGTCGAAGCCGCGGACCCGTCCGTCGTCGGGCGGCGCGAGCTCCGTCGTCGATTGCATGGTGCGCGGGTCCAGCAGGCGCACCGGCTGCGTGGAGCGCTGGAGCTGCAGGAGGACCGCGAGCCGCGTGCTGTCGGAGCTGAAGGCCCCGATCGTCACCACAGGGTCCGCGGAGCTCTCGCCGGGGTCGTAGGTGTCCAGCAGGCGGAGGCTGGCGGCGTCGTAGAGGTGCATCCGGTTCCGGTCGTCGGAGGCGGCGATCCAGCGTCCATCGGGACTGACGGTCATGAGGTCGATGAAGCCACCGCCGGGCGGTGCAGACCGGACCAGGGTCGGCCGCTTCGCCATCGCAGCGAGCAGGTTCGCCCGCGTCTCCGGCGAGTCGTCCAGGCGGGCGCCGGCAACTCCCAGCAGGAGCGAGAGGCTGATGTCGTCAGTGAGCTGCGCGCGGAGCCCGACGCGCCGCGCATCGGCCGCGACGGCAGCCTGGACGGCCCGTGCCGCGTTCTCGTTCGCGCGGTCCGACTGGACCGCGGCGAACCCGCCGGCCAGCAGCGCGAGGACGAGCAGCACGACCGCCCCGGTGAGCACGATCCGCAGCCGCCGGATGAGCCGCGCCTGCGTACGAGCCCGCTCGGCAGCGCTCTGCTCCTCGATCTCCGCCTGCACCCGCGCGGCCTCCAGGAAGTCCCGCTCGACACTGGTGAGCGTCGCGCCGGTGCTGCTCCACCAGTCCAGTGCCCGGGTCAGCCGGACGCCGCGGTAGAGCTCGCTGGATGGGCGACCGAGCGTGTCCCAGGCGTCCGCCGTCGAGCTCAGGTGGTGGAGGATCCGCCGCCCGTCGACGTCGTCCTCGAGCCAGCCGCGCAGCCGCGGCCACGCCCGGGCGAGGGACTCGTGGGTGATCTCGAGGACTCCGTCGTCGCTGGTGACCAGGCGGGCCGCGACCAGCATCTCGACCAGGCGGTCTCGCTCGGGGTCGGTCCCGATGAGGCGGCGGGGCACCCGCGTCCGCACCGGCTCGCCCTCGCTGCCGGGGGAGAGCAGCCGGAGCACCAGCTCGCGGAGGGCGTCGCGGTGGCCGGGCTCGACCTGGGCGTACAGCTGCTCCGCGGACTGCGCCACCGCGCCGCGGATCCCGCCGCTGTCCCGATAGCCGTCGACGGTGAGGGTGCTGCCCTCCCGCCTCTTCCAGGTCTCGAGCAGCGCGTGGGAGAGGAGGGGGAGCGCGCCCGGGTCGTCGCGGACCTCGGAGACGAGCAGGTCGACCAGCCCGGGCTCGAGGAGCAGTCCGGCCTGCCGGGCGGGACCCTCCACCGCGGCCCGGAGCCCGGCCTCGTCGAGTCCGCCGACGAGGTAGAGGCCGCGCTCGACCAGACGGCTGAAGGCGGCGTACGCCGTGAGGTCGGCCAGTCGGTCGGCGCGCAGGGCCACCACGACAGGCCGGTCGACCGCCTCGTCCACCAACCGGTCGATGAAGGCGCTCGTCTCGTCCGGGTCCTCGCACAGCGTGAAGAGCTCCTCGGCCTGGTCGACGAGAAGGGCGTCGCCCGCCCGCAGCGCCGACAGCGCGGTGAGCGACCGCGTCGGGTAGCGGCCGGGCGTGACCGTCACGCACCGCGTGCCGCGCTGCTGCAGCCGTGCGCCGATCCCGGCGCGCATCAGCGAGGACTTGCCGGAACCGGAGGGACCGACCAGGGCGAGCAGCTGGTGCCCGGCGAGGATCGCGACCCCGGCCTCGATCTCGGCCTCCCGGCCGAAGAAGCGGTCCGCCTCGGCCACGTCGTACGCCTGGAGGCCCTGCCACGGGCACGTCGACGACGTCTGCGGGCCGTCTCCATCGTGCTGCAGGGACGGGTCCTGCCGCAGGATCGACTGCTCGAGGGCCACCAGCTCGGGTGCCGGGTCGATCCCGAGCTCGCGGGCGAGGACGGTGCGGAGCTGTCGGATGGTGCGCAACGCCTCGCCCTGGGCGCCGGTGCGGTACTGGGCCAGCGCGAGCAGCTCCCACCGGCGTTCGCGCAGCGGGGCGGACCGCACCATCTCGTGGGCGCGGGGCAGCACGTCGCGCGCTCGGCCGCGTGCGAGCTGGGCCTCGAGCAGGAGCTCCTCGGCGTCCCGCCTGAGCTCCTCGAGGCGCGAGGCCTCCCTGCGGGCCGGTGCCCACTCGGAGAGGTCGGAGAACGGCGGGCCGCGCCACAGGTCCAGCGCCTGCTCGAGCACGTAGACGACGCGGTCGGCCTCACCGAGCTGCAGCAGCTCGCGGGCCCGGGCGACCTGCGCCTCGAAGCGCCCGGTGTCGAGGTCCTGGAGCGGCAGGCCGAGCCGGTAGCCGTCGGGGGTGGTCTCGATGGCGTCGGTGCCGAGCGCCTTGCGCAGCCGGACCACGCACGACTGGAGGTTCTTGTGCGCCGACGGCGGTGGGTGGTCGCCCCAGACGGCGTCCGTGAGCTCGTCGGCCGTGACCGGTCCGCCCTGCCGGACGGTGAGGGCCTGGAGCACTGCGCGGTCCCGTGGGCCGAGGCGTCCCGAGCCGTCCACGGCCAGCGGGCCGAGGACCTGGATACCCACTCCTCCACGGTGCTCCCGTCAGCGACGGGGCGTCAACGCAGGGGATACCGGACGGATACCAGGACTGGACCACGGTGGTACCGGGCGGCGGCAACGTCGAGGGGGTCGGGCCACCCGGGTCCGGCACCTCGACCGAGGAGCACCGTCATGAACACCTACTCACTCGCGTCCGACTCCCCTCGCTGGTGGTGGCTGCCGGCCACCGCCGGAGCGCTCGGCACGGCCGCCGCCACCGCCATCCTGGTCGTCCCGGCCACGGGCACGGCGCCGCCGGTCGCGCCGCCCGCCCGTGAGGTCGTCGTCAGCCCCGGAACCATCGTCGAGCGCCCGTGCTACCTGGCGCGGCCCGGCTGGAACACCGTCAGGGGCTGGGAGCAGCCGGTCTGCACGACGCGGCTCGGGGTCGGTCGCGACACCGGTCCTGCGTACGCCCGGCGACCGGCACCCGACCACCGCCCGTGAGCCGGCGGAGGGGCGTGCGCGGCGAGCTCACGCCCCGGGCGCCGGCCACCCGGACAGGCACGGGATGCGTGCGGTGACGCCGTCCAGGACGTTGGTGGGGCGCTGCTGCTCGCCGAGCTACCTCAGCGGCCCAGGTCCGGCACGACCTCCGCGCCCGGCAGGTCGGCGAGCAGCGGCCCCGGCAGCAGCAGCTTGGAGCGACGTACGCCGCTGCCGACCACCACCACCGGCTCGTCGAGCAGCGCCTCGTGGACCAGCACCCGCCACCCGGGCGGCAGGCCGAGCGGCGTGATGCCGCCGTACTCCATCCCGGTCTCCACGACGGCCCGGTCCATCGGCAGGAACGACGCCTTGCGCACGTCGAGCATCTTGCGCACCAGCGTGTTGACGTCGGCGCGCGTGTCGGCCCGCACGACGCACGCGGCGATCCGCTCGTCACCGGCGCGTGATCCCGCGACGACGACGCAGTTGCCGCTCGCCGTCATCGGGATGTCGTACGCCTCGCTCATCGCCGCGGTGTCGGCGAGCTCAGGGTCGA
It contains:
- a CDS encoding acyl-CoA dehydrogenase family protein; translated protein: MPERPSILEQEHEDFRAVARAFFDKEVAPHHAAWEQAGIVDREVWRRAGERGLLCFDVDEAYGGPGIKDFRYNMVLAEESARAGASGPGFAVHTDIIVPYLSSLGTEEQKQRWLPGCVSGDLVTAIAMTEPGAGSDLQGIRTTAVDAGDHYVLNGSKTFISNGILSDLVVVVCRTNPDAGHQGISLLVVERGMEGFERGRNLAKMGLHAQDTAELSFTDVRVPKENLLGAEGSGFVSLMENLPQERISIGCIAVAAVEHVLDLCLAYAKEREAFGRPIGKFQHNRFVLAEMATEAHIARVFINDCVLRLNEGSVDTALASMAKWWTTELQKRVVDAGVQLHGGYGYMDEYPISKAYTDSRIQTIYGGTTEIQKEIIGRMLGL
- a CDS encoding oxygenase MpaB family protein, coding for MHAPGRFDNLHRIRSLDPEVDHDEILRLTARYEFPWDYVQGTGIAFMRDYGVPPIAELLDRTREFADHGVKRYDDTILIGDEATLDGIDSPRSHAALRRLNRIHGHYDITAADFAYVLATTIVGPVRWIEAYGWRPLDPVELAAIAKVTTRFGELMGLKDLPATYDGYLALLVDHERRHFAHTPAATRLAEASIAIAKEVAPPPLRPLLRRVTIAVMDEPLREALGLPRQPRWFVRAVRGGLRLRGRLLRFAPPRRTAYVHRPSTYPHGHRLEDLGPLSMLDELNAHPATGGHHRA
- a CDS encoding LLM class F420-dependent oxidoreductase; translated protein: MRLATLLMYDGNPRKAADDVVALERAGLDSVWVAEAYGFDAPTLMGYLAARTETVQIGSGILNIYSRTPGALLQTAAGLDNVSQGRAILGLGVSGPQVIEGFHGVPYSRPMARTAEIVEIIRSGLKREPLSADGEFHLPLTKEHGAVTGLGKPLKLLTRPERDTIPIWIAALGPKNVEQTAEIADGWIPHLFHPEKAHLVWGDALAKGTAKRLDGLGPLQVMAGGMVAIGDGPETKALLDFARPVFALYVGGMGAKGKNFYNDVARAYGYEQEAEEIQDLYLAGKKKEAAALVPTEWLEAANLVGPESYVRERIEAFREAGVTDLNITPVSDDPAATVAQVKEWVS
- a CDS encoding BTAD domain-containing putative transcriptional regulator; amino-acid sequence: MAGVGIAVLGPLTIDDSGTLGRRDRVILEALVARAGRPVSTDQLADAVWGDRPPASAAKNIQGCVVRLRKLLGQDAIVTSADGYQLALPAGEVDSQRFERGVARSRELLVLGEHDRAAFQLTEALALWRGEPFGALEGWVGAESEVRRLQELRLDAEELRIEAHIGAGRYRDVLAEAQALVSAAPVRERRWALLAHAQYLTGRQGDALRTIHQLKSVLSEHLGIDPGPDVVALEGAILRQDDSLLGSAAPAEARATCPYQGLLAFELDDVERFFGREDDVESCHRVLRRSPLLALVGPSGSGKSSLLRAGLAAALRDAGQASVVIMPGRRPLQALTVLGGAPASTALLVDQFEEVFTLCEDTAERAGFIGRLVAELHTRTVVIALRSDRLADLAAHPDLSVHVEEGLHLVAGLGEEGLRQAVEAPARQAGLHLEPGLVDLLVREVEGDPGALPLFSHALLETWKRREGNTLTVDGYRASGGIHGAVAQSAERLYAETDREHRPMLRDLVLRLVSPGPDGEPVRTRVPRRLIAADADHDQMVDALVAARLVTSDDGALEITHEALARAWPRLRSWLDDDVEGQRLLHHLSAAADAWDSMGRPDSELYRGVRLVRALDWKDRTTSALTETERAFLDRARTVAEIEEQTAAERARSQARLIRRLRIVLGGAVALLVLALAAGGVAAVQSDRANENAARAARAAVAADAGRVGVRAQVVRDFSLPLLLAVAGARLDDSSETRANLFTTLARQPKLIRSAEPGGGYLNYPLVSRDGRWIASGDDSNRLHLYDTATNRLVNSWEAEPPTELGPGWIMSAFSPDSRRLAVVPYSVRSSEPVVLLDRDSMQESAVQLAPAGARPFIAIDVRFSADGSHLAAAMFSARKPGPLAQGTPAWVMVWDLRSPSEPPARIPTGILGQLVALSPDGRILYTNRPVTAWDVESGEVLWQREELESSALDITFEGDILAIEDHATLTDVLLLDSTDGTTVRTLGGHRDWPNDARFSPDGSLLGTVTRSGELAVWEVATGRHLHRWFTYDAWGVGFSPDNRLVHTGGGADTMLRTWDISYQDTFVRRTARVDGPALFARADVSPDGGRVAYSWIEDEQGWITFTDPATGAATPPTRVPVVEDQRWFGTWPVGAWHPDSGQYAVQGCADRCGKRGIVTVLDAATGTVIGRRDVVDRIQGDEWSDGNVWSLEYIDDGRSLLVSDAWRTGPRGRTLVLDSETLEPRGEAFDVPSQCCATAIGSGTAALVFETGLDGESERWRIVDSDGGEVIHEGVLEDFAWSSASSPDGSVVAVAGYNGEVVTIDVATGDVLRRSLRLGTEALWVRYSDDGARLVTGDTEGGVTLWDAATLERLGTVYPPHRGAPVSDVPASPCNGGGQDTCAGSGAEFIGDSHDVVIASYDGSIYRWDTDVDRALDFACQMAGRDLTEAEWEQYLPAQPYESVCPQD